The Malus domestica chromosome 10, GDT2T_hap1 genome contains a region encoding:
- the LOC103429730 gene encoding uncharacterized protein isoform X4: MSKPSLRLQFTKLLVFYHVLLWQLGHWPQSKLHCRADVARLPEDEVSALRDFMSNTELRPEQIIEVTYCSDVVRTYGFVIECNCTNESGCRITGIRMSYLGLTGTIHEKVGDLTSLTYLILSNNTLHGGIPDTIGNLKNLQVLDLSRNQLNGSIPASLGRLVSLEYLYLQYNLLSQGIPPSFGSLTKLTELNLQFNMISDSIPEDFGNLSSLTIMELSENQLSGPLPQSLGNLTTLTTFYVSANNLSGKFPETYGNLTSLKKFSIAGNYISGPLPVETIAKWTNITHLVLVGNNFEGNLTEKIFRLPKLQYLLITDLANNSFPLPPKINNSANFISLTLRNCSINGTIPKYIGENMTSLRYLDLSFNKLTGGLPQNMSSKMIYINMLNGTIAPSILGDSQTRIDLSFNYFSAEGSPVQSNQQLNLFACCRNSSTTEPQMMDPFEMKNRYCPENEPEYHSLFINCGGEETIVDGHQYDQDNDTSLFYTSPKKSWAYSLSGDFGVPESNTSNYIKSMTRGVHEAPLYEKARFSPISLEYYVFCLRKGNYIVTLYFKEIVDSKDEDYSSLRKRVFDVYIQDVRRLDYFKIREEEGTTEGPITKKISAVVVNDSGLLNIHLYWPGKGSYQYHPSFNGPLISAISVTPEFDPDKSKGQFVALITLASIVAALPLSLAFAWRMGWLPSEGFPKIETSQEKIVDEYQDSEELPSQEENGDEQRNTKDQGTRKNTEKYQGQEEIGDEHQDNEELPSQEEIGDEHQDNEELPSQEEIGDEHQDNEELPSQEEIGDEHQDNEELPSQEEIGDEPRNTKGQEEVGDEQRNTKDQGRRKNTKTKRKKKEKLGDEHPNIVKKLGMFGLSYGFPLGMSSEELPSQEEIGDKHQDSEEFPSKEEIGDEHQDSEELPSQEEIGDEQRNTKGQQEINDEQRNTKDQGRRKNTETKRKKKEKIGDDHPDTVKKLGMLGLSYGFPSGQEEIGEEHQDSEELPNQEEIGDEHQDREELPSQEEIGDEQRNTKGQEEIGDEQRNTKDQGRRKNTETKRKKKEKIGDERPNTIKKLGMFGLSYGLPLDMSSEELPSKEEIGDEHQDSEELPSQEEIGDEQRNTKDQGRRKNTETKRKKKEKIGDERPNTVKKLGMFGLSYGLPLDMSSEELPSQEEIGDEQRKTKDQGRWKNTETKRKKKEKIGDEHPDTVKKLGMLGLSYGFPLGMSSEELPSEEEIGDEQQDSEELPSQEEIGDEQRNRKGQEEIGEEQRNTKDQGRQKNTETKRKKKEKIGDEHPDTVKKLGMFGLSYGFPLGMSNEELPSQEEIGDEHQDSEELPSQQEIGDEQRNKKGQEEIGDEQRNTKDQGRWKNTETKTKKKEKIGDEHPDTVKKLGMLGLSYGFPLGMSSEELPSEEEIGDEHQDSEELPSQEEIGDEQRNRKGQEEIGDEQRNTKDQGRRKNTETKRKKKEKIGDEHPDTVKKLGMFGLSYGFPLGMSSEELPSQEEIGDEHQDSEKLPSQEEIGDEQRNMKGQEEIGDEQRNTKDQGRRKNTETKMKKKEKIGDEHPDIVKKLGMLGSSYGFPLGMSSEELPSQEEISDEHQDNEELPSQEKIGDEQRNTKGQEEIGDEQRNTKDQGRRKNTKTKMKKKEKIGDEHPDTVKKLGMLGLSYGFPLGMSSEELLSQEEIGDEHQDSEELRSQEEISDEQRNTKGQEEIGDEQINTKDQGRRTNTKTRRKKNEKIGDEHLDAVKELINATENFSDKKKLGHSETFFMAQLPSHTVAVKKLDSAHFKGKIDKLKEEIGIIESLQHNNILKLLHAYIGKDLQFLVYEYMENKSLEDILFGSSTSGTIKLDWNTRVNICLGIAQGLQYLHERVQIVHTNIKSANILLNEKLEAKISDFGFANLYSEEDKVMAIGRETKKGYTAPEYLQTDDLDSKLDVFSFGVVVLEIVSGERNVRNQSKKETEVLLDRAYKANRNGNLKSLVDKNLSTFDEREALIILKLALECTTMGASVRPEMSGVVSVLLGEKSIDEVCSPAKPTGDINVVGSLEELAGISDMAAKPTGDINVVGSLEESAGISDMAESLSPLWGS, translated from the exons ATGAGTAAGCCTTCTCTAAGACTGCAGTTTACTAAGCTTCTTGTTTTTTACCATGTTCTACTTTGGCAACTTGGACACTGGCCTCAATCCAAACTCCACTGCAGAGCCGACGTGGCTCGACTGCCGGAAGATGAAG TGTCTGCTCTCCGTGACTTTATGAGCAACACAGAGTTAAGGCCAGAGCAAATCATTGAGGTGACGTATTGCAGTGATGTAGTCCGGACTTACGGTTTTGTCATCGAATGTAATTGCACTAATGAGAGTGGATGCCGGATCACTGGAAT TAGAATGAGCTACTTAGGTTTAACTGGAACTATTCATGAAAAAGTGGGTGATCTTACAAGCCTAACCTACCT CATTCTATCCAACAACACACTTCATGGCGGAATACCAGACACCATTGGGAATTTGAAGAATCTCCAAGTCCT GGATCTATCGCGAAATCAACTCAATGGTTCAATACCAGCAAGCTTAGGGCGCTTGGTTTCTCTTGAATATCT ATATCTGCAATACAACTTGCTTAGCCAAGGTATACCACCAAGTTTTGGTTCACTGACGAAACTTACTGAATT GAATCTGCAGTTTAATATGATATCAGACTCAATTCCTGAGGATTTTGGAAATCTTTCGAGTCTTACAATTAT GGAACTGTCTGAGAATCAGCTGTCTGGTCCTCTTCCACAAAGCCTCGGAAACTTGACAACTCTCACAACCTT CTATGTGTCAGCCAATAATTTGAGTGGGAAATTTCCAGAAACTTATGGAAACCTCACAAGCCTGAAAAAGTT TTCGATAGCCGGGAATTACATTTCTGGTCCCTTACCAGTTGAAACCATAGCCAAGTGGACTAATATCACTCACCT GGTGCTCGTGGGAAACAATTTCGAAGGAAACTTGACTGAAAAAATATTCCGCTTGCCAAAGCTTCAGTATCT GTTGATAACTGACCTggcaaataatagtttcccaTTACCACCAAAAATCAACAACAGTGCCAATTTCATTTCTCT AACACTGAGGAACTGCTCAATCAACGGCACAATCCCCAAATACATTGGTGAAAATATGACATCCCTAAGATACCT AGACTTGAGCTTCAATAAGTTAACTGGTGGCCTCCCTCAGAATATGAGTTCAAAAATGATTTACat AAATATGCTTAACGGGACAATCGCACCTTCGATACTTGGGGACTCCCAAACTAGGAT AGATCTTTCGTTCAACTATTTTTCAGCAGAAGGCTCTCCAGTACAAAGCAACCAACAACT GAACTTGTTTGCATGCTGCCGCAACTCCTCAACCACTGAGCCACAAat GATGGATCCATTTGAAATGAAGAACAGATACTGTCCTGAAAACGAACCGGAGT ACCATTCCTTGTTTATTAATTGTGGTGGTGAAGAAACAATCGTAGATGGGCATCAATATGATCAAGATAATGACACATCCCTCTTTTACACAAGTCCAAAGAAAAGCTGGGCTTACAGCCTTTCCGGAGACTTTGGTGTACCAGAAAGTAATACTAGTAATTATATCAAGAGCATGACACGTGGAGTTCATGAGGCACCGTTGTATGAAAAAGCTCGGTTTTCCCCGATATCTCTCGAGTATTATGTTTTTTGTCTACGCAAAGGCAATTATATTGTGACGCTTTATTTCAAGGAAATTGTAGACAGTAAGGATGAAGATTATAGTAGTTTAAGAAAACGCGTATTTGATGTATATATTCAG GATGTGAGGAGACTAGATTATTTCAAGATTAGGGAGGAGGAGGGAACTACAGAAGGACCAATAACTAAAAAGATTTCAGCTGTGGTTGTAAATGATAGCGGTCTATTGAACATCCACTTGTACTGGCCTGGAAAGGGATCGTATCAATACCATCCTAGTTTTAATGGACCTCTAATATCAGCTATTTCTGTGACTCCTG AGTTCGATCCCGATAAAAGCAAAGGTCAATTTGTTGCATTGATTACGCTTGCTTCAATTGTTGCTGCTCTGCCGCTTTCATTGGCTTTTGCTTGGAGGATGGGCTGGCTGCCAAGCGAAGGGTTCCCCA AAATCGAAACAAGTCAAGAAAAAATAGTTGATGAGTATCAAGACAGCGAAGAGCTCCCCA GTCAAGAAGAAAATGGTGATGAGCAGAGAAACACGAAAGATCAAGGCACGCGgaagaacacagaaaaatatcAAG GTCAAGAAGAAATAGGAGATGAGCATCAAGACAACGAAGAGCTCCCCA GTCAAGAAGAAATAGGAGATGAGCATCAAGACAACGAAGAGCTCCCCA GTCAAGAAGAAATAGGAGATGAGCATCAAGACAACGAAGAGCTCCCCA GTCAAGAAGAAATAGGTGATGAGCATCAAGACAACGAAGAGCTCCCCA GTCAAGAAGAAATAGGTGATGAGCCGAGAAACACGAAAGGTCAAGAAGAAGTAGGAGATGAACAGAGAAACACGAAAGATCAAGGCAGGCGGaagaacacaaaaacaaagaggaagaaaaaggaaaaactaGGTGATGAGCATCCAAACATCGTCAAAAAATTGGGTATGTTCGGATTGAGCTATGGATTTCCGTTGGGAATGTCAAGCGAAGAGCTCCCCA GTCAAGAAGAAATAGGTGATAAGCATCAGGACAGCGAAGAGTTCCCCA GTAAAGAAGAAATAGGTGATGAGCATCAAGACAGCGAAGAGCTCCCCA GTCAAGAAGAAATAGGTGATGAGCAGAGAAACACGAAAGGTCAACAAGAAATAAATGACGAGCAGAGAAACACGAAAGATCAAGGCAGGCGGAAGAACACAGaaacaaagaggaagaaaaaggaaaaaataggTGATGATCATCCAGACACCGTAAAAAAATTGGGTATGTTGGGATTGAGCTATGGATTTCCGTCGG GTCAAGAAGAAATAGGTGAGGAGCATCAAGACAGCGAAGAGCTCCCCA aTCAAGAAGAAATAGGTGATGAGCATCAAGACAGGGAAGAGCTCCCCA GCCAAGAAGAAATAGGTGATGAGCAGAGAAACACGAAAGGTCAAGAAGAAATAGGTGATGAGCAGAGAAACACGAAAGATCAAGGCAGGCGGAAGAACACAGaaacaaagaggaagaaaaaggaaaaaataggTGATGAGCGTCCAAACACCATCAAAAAATTGGGTATGTTCGGATTGAGCTATGGATTACCGTTGGATATGTCAAGCGAAGAGCTCCCCA GTAAAGAAGAAATAGGTGATGAGCATCAAGACAGCGAAGAACTCCCCA GCCAAGAAGAAATAGGTGATGAGCAGAGAAACACGAAAGATCAAGGCAGGCGGAAGAACACAGaaacaaagaggaagaaaaaggaaaaaataggTGATGAGCGTCCAAACACCGTCAAAAAATTGGGTATGTTCGGATTGAGCTATGGATTACCGTTGGATATGTCAAGCGAAGAGCTCCCCA gCCAAGAAGAAATAGGTGATGAGCAGAGAAAAACGAAAGATCAAGGCAGGTGGAAGAACACAGaaacaaagaggaagaaaaaggaaaaaataggTGATGAGCATCCCGACACCGTCAAAAAATTGGGTATGTTGGGATTGAGCTATGGATTTCCGTTGGGTATGTCAAGCGAAGAGCTCCCCA GTGAAGAAGAAATAGGTGatgaacaacaagatagcgaagAGCTCCCCA gtCAAGAAGAAATAGGTGATGAGCAGAGAAACAGGAAAGGTCAAGAAGAAATAGGTGAGGAGCAGAGAAACACGAAAGATCAAGGCAGGCAGAAGAACACagaaacaaaaaggaagaaaaaggaaaaaataggTGATGAGCATCCAGACACTGTAAAAAAATTGGGTATGTTCGGATTGAGCTATGGATTTCCGTTGGGTATGTCAAACGAAGAGCTCCCCA GTCAAGAAGAAATAGGTGATGAGCATCAAGACAGCGAAGAACTCCCCA GTCAACAAGAAATAGGTGATGAGCAGAGAAACAAGAAAGGTCAAGAAGAAATTGGTGATGAGCAGAGAAACACGAAAGATCAAGGCAGGTGGAAGAACACAGAAACAAAGacgaagaaaaaggaaaaaataggTGATGAGCATCCAGACACCGTCAAAAAATTGGGTATGTTGGGATTGAGCTATGGATTTCCGTTGGGTATGTCAAGCGAAGAGCTCCCCA GTGAAGAAGAAATAGGTGATGAGCATCAAGATAGCGAAGAGCTCCCCA gtCAAGAAGAAATAGGTGATGAGCAGAGAAACAGGAAAGGTCAAGAAGAAATAGGTGATGAGCAGAGAAACACGAAAGATCAAGGCAGGCGGAAGAACACTGaaacaaagaggaagaaaaaggaaaaaataggTGATGAGCATCCAGACACTGTAAAAAAATTGGGTATGTTCGGATTGAGCTATGGATTTCCGTTGGGTATGTCAAGCGAAGAGCTCCCCA GTCAAGAAGAAATAGGTGATGAGCATCAAGACAGCGAAAAGCTCCCTA GTCAAGAAGAAATAGGTGATGAGCAAAGAAACATGAAAGGTCAAGAAGAAATAGGGGATGAGCAGAGAAACACGAAAGATCAAGGTAGGCGGAAGAACACAGAaacaaagatgaagaaaaaggaaaaaataggTGATGAGCATCCAGACATTGTTAAAAAATTGGGTATGTTGGGATCGAGCTATGGATTTCCGTTGGGTATGTCAAGCGAAGAGCTCCCCA gTCAAGAAGAAATAAGTGATGAGCATCAAGACAACGAAGAGCTCCCCA GTCAAGAAAAAATAGGTGATGAGCAGAGAAACACGAAAGGTCAAGAAGAAATAGGGGATGAGCAGAGAAACACGAAAGATCAAGGCAGGCGGaagaacacaaaaacaaagatgaagaaaaaggaaaaaataggTGATGAGCATCCAGACACTGTTAAAAAATTGGGTATGTTGGGATTGAGCTATGGATTTCCGTTGGGTATGTCAAGCGAAGAGCTCCTCA GTCAAGAAGAAATAGGTGATGAGCATCAAGACAGCGAAGAGCTCCGCA GTCAAGAAGAAATAAGTGATGAGCAGAGAAACACGAAAGGTCAAGAAGAAATTGGTGATGAGCAGATAAACACGAAAGATCAAGGCAGGCGGACGAACAcaaaaacaaggaggaagaaaaatgaaaaaataggTGATGAGCATCTAGACGCCGTCAAAGAATTAATAAATGCTACCGAAAATTTTAGcgacaaaaaaaaacttggtcATTCTGAGACATTTTTTATG GCACAACTGCCAAGTCATACTGTGGCCGTGAAGAAACTAGATTCCGCTCATTTTAAGGGAAAAATCGATAAACTGAAAGAGGAAATTGGCATCATAGAGTCATTGCAACACAACAATATCCTTAAACTGTTGCATGCTTATATTGGAAAAGACCTCCAATTTCTTGTTTACGAATACATGGAAAATAAATCCCTTGAAGACATCTTATTTG GCTCGAGTACTTCTGGCACAATCAAGCTTGATTGGAATACAAGGGTTAACATTTGCTTGGGAATAGCACAGGGTTTGCAATATCTACATGAGAGAGTACAGATTGTTCATACGAATATAAAATCTGCTAATATTCTTCTTAATGAAAAACTTGAGGCTAAGATATCGGACTTTGGATTTGCAAATCTTTATTCTGAAGAAGATAAAGTTATGGCCATCGGAAGAGAAACAAAGAA AGGCTACACGGCGCCAGAGTATTTGCAAACGGATGATTTAGATAGCAAACTGGATGTTTTCAGCTTTGGGGTGGTCGTACTTGAAATTGTTAGTGGGGAGAGAAACGTACGTaaccaatcaaagaaggaaactGAGGTTCTTTTAGACAGG GCTTATAAAGCAAATAGAAACGGAAATTTGAAGAGCTTGGTTGATAAGAATTTGTCTACATTTGATGAAAGAGAAGCCCTTATCATCTTGAAATTAGCATTGGAGTGCACCACGATGGGTGCTAGTGTCAGACCTGAAATGTCTGGAGTTGTTAGTGTTCTTCTTGGCGAAAAAAGCATTGACGAGGTTTGTTCACCTGCCAAGCCCACTGGCGACATCAATGTTGTTGGTTCCCTCGAAGAGTTGGCAGGCATTTCTGATATGGCTGCCAAGCCCACTGGCGACATCAATGTTGTTGGTTCCCTCGAAGAGTCGGCAGGCATTTCTGATATGGCAGAGTCTCTTTCCCCACTTTGGGGAAGTTGA